Genomic window (Paenibacillus sp. PK3_47):
CAGTGAATACAGCTATTTACCGAAAAGCACTTGATAACCCTGAAATACTTGCACATAGTACACTTATTCTACAATGACGGCTGGCCTGATACAGAACAGGGGAGGTATGGGTAATGTACATCAGAGTTCTGAACCCTGACGATGCAAAAATATACCGGGAGATTCGCCTGCAGTCGCTGCTTGCGCATCCGGAGGCTTTTCTAAGCTCGTATGAGGCGGAGAAGGATCTGCCGGTTGAAGCTACCCGCAGCAGACTGGAGCAGACCGACGGACAGTTCACGCTGGGCGGTTTTAGTGAGAAGCATGAGCTTACGGGGATCGTTACGTTTGTGCGGGAGAGCAGGGACAAGATCCGTCATAAAGGAAATGTGTACGCCATGTACATAAGCCCCGCAGCACGGAAGCAGAAGCTGGGATATTTGCTGATGCTGGAGCTGATCGAAAAGTCACGCCGGCTGCCGGGGATGGAAATCATCAATCTGACCGTTTTCTCGGACAACCTGCCGGCTATAAAGCTGTATACTTCCCTGGGCTTTGTGCGCTACGGTACCGAGCGGAATGCCGTGAAGCTCAGCGGGAAGTATCTGGATGAGGATCTGATGTCGCTGACATTAACCCCTGCTCTGGACTAAAATAAGTGAGCTGCACATAATATAAACAGCTGTGTGCATAAGAAGATTTGTCTGTAAAGGGGGTGACAATATGGAGTCTGCGCTGCTTGGCAGCTTTTTGTCTGCAATGGCAACGGTTCTTGGTGCCGTTCCGATCCTGTTCGTGAAGGAAATGTCGGAACGGTGGAAGGATGTGCTGGTTGCTTTTACCGCAGGAATCATGGTCTCGGCCTCAACCTTTGGCCTGATGCCCCAGGCTATTGAGGAATCCGGCATTATCGGCCTGACGCTCGGTTTAATCACCGGAGTTCTGCTGCTGGATCTGATTGAGAAGAATATCCCGCATATCGATGTCGAGAACAAGCCCGGCTTCACCAATATGGATTCCAAAGCACTGCTGGTCATGATTGCACTGTTCATTCACAATATCCCTGAAGGGCTCAGCACGGGCTTCAGTTATGCCAGCGAGGAGGCCAGCCTCGGGCCTATGGTGGCAATCGCCATCGGGGCACAAAATATGCCGGAAGGACTTATTCTGGCTGTCTTTATGATGAATTCCCGGATCGGCCGGGCCAAAGCGCTCGCGATTACGGCACTCACCGGACTTATGGAGATGGTGTCGGCGGTCATCGGTTATTTTACAGCCAGCTTTTTGGATAATGTTGTCGGGTATGGACTGGCTTTTGCCGCAGGAGCAATGCTCTTCATTGTTTACAAGGAGCTGATTCCGGAGAGCCACGGGCACGGGTACGAGCGGCCATCCACTTATTCCTTTATTTTCGGGCTGCTCGCTATGGTCTACATTACGCAATTTTTTGGATAAGGTCTGCTACGGTTTGTCCTGATCCGCTAAAATTACGGTTTTCGCAAAGGTAAGGAGTGACGGCACGATGGACAGACTTACACTTCAAGCTTCATTATCTTTTGTACTACTAATAGCAGCTTATCTGTGCTTGTATTATGTGATTGGCAAACGCACGAGATTCTCCCGCTACAGCATCACCGTTTTATTCGTGGCCAGCGGAACTCCGCTGGCAATCATGCTGGCACTGGACAGCCAAAGAGAGCAGATGGACGCCAATATAGGTCTGGGAATGTCTTTTCTCCTGACCTGGGCCATCACCGGACTCATCTTTCTGCTGTCCCTGATCTTGGGATTTATCCGGTTGAAACGCAGATGACGATAGGATAGCTGCACAAAAAAGGCTGTACCTGCTGCTGAATTGCGGCGGGTACAGCCTTTTGAATGCTTGTAAGATTCCAAGGCGATAGGTTGTTCAGATCCGTTTATCTGTGAGCCGTATAACGGTTCGGTCTGCTTATGGCCTGCACAGCCTCCCGCTCCTGCGGGGTGAGCGGAGAGGCTGCCGCAGCGGCAATGTTGCTTCTCAGCTGCTCAAGGCTGCTGGCCCCCGGAATAATTGTAGCTACAGCAGGATGCGAGAGCGGATACTGCAGCGCCGTCTGGGTCAGGGTTCGCGTTCCGGAAGCGCCCGCTTGTGCGGTCAGCTCTTCATGCAGCTTGCGCAGCTCCTGCGGCGTATGATCCAAATAACCCTGCTCTGCTTTGGCAGCACCCCGTTCGGTCAAAACTCCGCGGGCAAGCGGTCCGCGGGCGATAACGCTGATCCCGTTCTTTTCCAGCAGGGGGAGAACTTCCTCTTCAGGCCGTCTGTCGAGAATGCTGTACTGGCTCATTACGCTCACAATGCCGGAACGGCTGACATATTCCCTGATCACATTGGGGCGGATGGAGGAAATGCCATAATAACGGATCCAGCCTTCCTGCTTCAATTCCTCAAAGGCTTCGATGGTCTCGTCAATCGGATCGTCTAGCGTTCCGCCATGCAGCTGATACAGATCGATGTAATCGGTCTGCAGCCGGCGCAGGCTTTCTTTTACCGCTGTCTTAATGTATGCCTTGGAGGGATCCCAGCTCCAGCCTTCCTGGCCGGGGATTCTGCGGTTGCCGACCTTCGTAGCCAGAACTACATCCGTGCGGCGGTGGCGCAGTGCCTGTCCGACAATTTCCTCATTGCGCCCGTCATCGTACAGATCGGCAGTATCCAGAAAATTAATGCCCTGGTCGAGCGCTTCATGAATGATAGGTATGGCTGCTTTTTCGTCCGTCCCCAGGGACATGCACCCCAGACCCATGCTGCTTACAACTAAATCGGACTTGCCCAAACGATTTTTATTCATCGCTATTCCTTTCTGTGCTGTTTTTTGTATTGATTATACCACCGATGGCAAAAAGACGGTAAATGCCCGCACCCGCATTAGCCGGAAGGGCAATGTACCGTCTTGATTTCAAGCTGGGACGGGATTATCCCCGCAAAATTGTTTCGATCTGCTCCAGCTCTTCCGCACTGAGCTCGGGAGCGTTCAGGGATGCAACGGCATCTTCGATCTGACTCACCTTACTAGCGCCGATCAGCGCAGAAGTTACTTTACCGCCGCGGAGTACCCAGGAGAGGGCGAGCTGCGACATTTTTTGGCCGCGGGCGGCAGCGATGTCGTTCAGCTTGCGGACTTTGCCGATCACCTCTTCGGTAATTTCCTTCTCCGAGAGGAATACGCTTGGTCCGGCAGCGCGGGAATCCGGTGTAATTCCATTCAGATAGCGGTCGGTGAGAATGCCTTTGTACAGCGGCGAGAATGCAATGGTGCCAATGCCTTCCTCAGCAAGCACATCCTGCAGCCCGTCTTCGATCCAGCGCGACATCATGGAATAGCTTGGCTGATGAATCAGGCAAGGCGTGCCCAGCTGGCGCAGAATTTGCGCAGCAGCCCGGGTCTGCTCTGCACTGTAATTGGAAATACCGACATACAGCGCTTTGCCCTGGCGTACGATCAGATCCAGCGCGGCCATGGTTTCTTCCAGCGGGGTGTCAGGGTCCGGACGGTGATGGTAGAAAATATCCACGTAATCCAGGTCCATCCGTTTGAGGCTTTGATCGATGCTGGCAATCAGATTTTTCTTGGAGCCCCACTCCCCGTACGGTCCGGGCCACATATAATATCCGGCTTTGGTGGAGATGATCATTTCATCACGGTAGGCGGCAAAGTCCTTTTTAAGAATTTGTCCGAAGGTTTCCTCGGCAGAGCCTGCAGGCGGACCGTAGTTATTGGCGAGGTCAAAATGGGTAATTCCCAGGTCAAAAGCCCGGCGTACCATGGCACGTCCGTTCTCAAAAACATCAATGCCGCCAAAGTTATGCCAGAGTCCGAGGGAGATGGCCGGCAGGCGCAGGCCGCTCCGCCCTGAGCGGTTATATTTCATATTGTCATAGCGTTCAGGATTAGCGTTATACATGAATATCCTCCTTATAGTTTGGTTCCAGTCAAGCTCTATTGTAGCGAATGAGGGGAGCCAGGCGTATGTCAGCAAGGAAGAACTTTATAGAACAATGTCGTTATCCGCATGCCGGCTGCGGTAGTCTTTGGGGGATGAGCCCTTGACCTTCTTGAACATCCGCGAAAAGAGCAGCGGGTCCTGATAGCCGACCGAACGTGAGATTTCACCAATGGTACAGCGGGTCTCCGTCAGCAGCTCACAGGCCTTGGCCATCCGGAAGTTAAGCAGATACTGCTGCGGCGGCATCCCGATGCTGCGCTTGAACAGGGCGGACAGGTATTTGCGGTCCAGCTTCAGCGAGGCTGACATCATCTCTACCGTGACGTTCTCGCAATAATGGGCATGCAGATAGTGGAGGCACTGCTCGACATATATACTTTTTTGGCGCGGAAGCGGGAGGACATCCCCGGCTGCCGGAACGGTGCGCAGCAGAAGCGCAAGAAATTCATACATAATGGCTTTGAGCGGCAGGTCCAGGCAATGGGCCGAATCCATGGCATCCGCTGCATCTGTCAGGCGGTCATAAAGAGCGGGCATAAAGTGCTCGTCCATCGGAAAGACGGGATGCTCCGGCGACAGCGAAGTGCGCTTTAGAACATGTCCGATTTCTTCCCCGGTAAACGCAACCCACGAATAGCTCCACGGATCCGCAATATCTGCGGCGTAATGGGTCACAACATGCGGATAGGTCAGGAAAGCCTGGCCTCCCTGAAGAATATGTGTCTCTTCCCCGACAACCACCTTGCCGGTTCCGGAGTGGATGAAATGGATCTTGTACAGGTCACGCACACCGGGACCGACGGAATGTCCGGGAGCACACTGCTCCCGCCCCCAGTAATGAAGATGCAGACCGGCACTGCCCGGCAGCGGGCGCTCGGAATTATATTTGAATATGGCCATGCCTCAGCCTCTTTTCTGTATAAAGGTTGTCCAGGACAAAGTTACGGATACGTTTCCATTATACATTAGATTTGAATGAGGGGGGCAAGTGAAGGGATCCAGTATAGGTGGGCATCTGCGCCAGTCAATGGTTTGGGAGTAACTTTTAAGAGTAACTAATGTAGGGGAAAGATGATGAATAACTGCATTTCCTGCAACTAAAAGCCTGCGAAAAACCTGATTTCGAGGTTTAACTGTATTCTGTACAGCTAAAAATGGCAGAACGCCTCCTTTGGCTGAATTCCGGGTTTTTTAGCTGCAGAATATGCAATTAAACCTCCTGTGGTACCAGTAAAGCTCGGTTTTAGCTGTATGAAATGCAATTAAGAAGGGATGGTTTGTTACAAACAGCCCATTTCGGGCACGGGGCAGCTCATCGTCACCATGGAAAAAGAGAATCAATAATTCTGCCACCATAAATGATCATTAACGGTCCGATTACAAATCCAACCGCTCCGGATGCCCGTATTATATTTCTTGTTCTTGGTCGCTCCTTTAATCATTATTAACCGTCAGTAATTAAAACACCTCCAAGAATGACCCGCCGCAAGGGGTTCACTTTGAAGGTGTTTTGGTGCAGGCACGGGCAAAATATAGGCTAAGCCTCCATTTTAAGCATCACCAGCTCATCCACCGGTTCACCGTTTACCAGATGCTCCTCCACAATGCGCGGCACATCGTCAGTGGTTACATTGTAATACCAGATGCCGTCGGGATAGACGATGACAAAAGGACCGTTGCCGCACAGCCCCAGACAGCTGGTTTTGTTGATTTTGACCGTTTTGTTGATGCCCTGCTCCACCAGCTGCTCCTTGAATGCCTGCATGACCTCCTCGACCTCCTGATTGTTGCAGTGCTCGCTGCAGCAGAACAGCAGATGCTTTTTCAACACCTTCAGCCTCATGTTCATGATTACGCCCCCTTGCTCAAAATGGATGAATGATTAGCACCGTTCTTATGAGGAGTATAGTCTCTTTTGGCAGAGCTGTAAGGAGGTTAGAGCCAATGTTCCTAAAGGCTTAACAAACAGGCTGGGACTGTGAATTCTATGTCAGTATACGTAACTTGCGATTGATTTATATGAAGAAAATGTGTCAATTCCCTTATTTACCAGCTGTTTTTCTGTTTCAGAAATTTAATTGTGGACCCGGCATTGAAATTGAAAAAATACAGTTTAACCGGTACAGGAGTGGTTAATTAAGAGCTATGGAAGACCCAAGAAGCAACACAAATTAATCAAATTACAAACTGGAGGGAATCGTTATGAATAAGAAAATTGTAGGTGTGTTTTATACAGAACACGAGGCTTCTAGTGCAATTGAAGACTTGAAAAACCACGGATTTTTGACAGAGGATATCTCCGTCATTGCCAGAAACAAACGTGATGTGGAAGCAATCAGCGATGAGACAGGAACTAAAGCGCCGGAAGGCATGGCTTCAGGAGCAGCAACAGGCGGTATTCTCGGCGGATTGACCGGACTGCTTGCAGGTATCGGTGCCCTGGCTATTCCGGGAATCGGGCCGATTATCGCTGCAGGGCCTATTGCGGCTACCCTGACGGGAGCAGCTGTCGGCGCCGGTACAGGCGGACTGGTCGGCGGACTGATCGGTCTCGGCATCCCTGAAGATGAAGCGCAAACTTATGATAACTATGTAGATGAAGGCCGTATTCTGGTTATGGTTGATGCGGACAGCTCACAGGTTAACGATGTGTACACAGTATTCCGCAACCACAACTCTGCCAACGCTGACCGGTATGTCGATGAAGATGTGACGGCTGGCCGCGATTCAGTAAGAGATACGGTGGATGCAGCGTTTAACGGTTCTGGTCTTGAAGGCCGTACCGATACTGGTCTGGATACCATGAATTCGGCTCCGGTGAACGGTCTTTCGCAAGCTGACGCACTGGATGGTGTGGACAGACCCGGGATGACAGGCGATGTCTATTCCGGTTCCCGGCAAGGTATTGATACGCCGCTGCCGGAAACGGGTGCCCTGAACCTGAATAATGAGGATGAGGCCCGCAAGCTGCGTCTGCGTGAGGAACAGCTGGATGTATCCAAGAACAGGGTACAGGCCGGTGAAGTTGAAATCCGCAAGGAAGTTATTGAGGAGCAAAAAACGATCAATGTTCCGGTCTCCCATGAAGAGATTGTCATTGAGCGCCGTGCCGTCAATAATGATTCTTCTGCCACTCCAATCGGAGCGGATGAAACTATCCGCATTCCCGTGAGTGAAGAACAGGTTGAAGTGCATAAAAACACGGTAGTAACCGGAGAAGTGGACGTTCACAAACGCGAGGTTCAGGAAACCGAGCAGGTTAGAGATACTGTGAGACGCGAGGAAGCGCGTGTGGACAAGTCTGGTGACGTAAGAGTTAACACCAGCAATGATCTGCAGCGGGACCACAGCCGTACCCGATAAGTACGGCTCTAGCGTCCCCTGAATAAGCGGTTAATTGTATAAAAAGGATCTCCCGGGCCAAGCGGCCTGGGGGTCCTTTTTTTGGCGTATCCGCAAGTCGGAAGGGCCGCTGCTTATTTCTGCGGGAGAATCTCCAGGTTTACTTTTGAAGCCTCAGGGTCCACCGGTTTGGGTCTAAACATCAGCTGTTTCAGCGCACCTGCATTAACCAGCACGGTCCCTGCAATGATGGTGAACACGCCAACAATCGTTAAAGGGGTCACTGCTTCGCCGTAGAACAGGAACCCCATACCCACGGCAATCGGCGGTGAAATATAGAGCCAGGTAGAAGGGAAGACAGGATTGGTTTTGGCAACAAGCCAGTAGAACAAGGTGTGGCCGACCATGGAGCCGATCACTGTCAGGTACAGGATGGAGCCGGCTGTTTTGAAGGACAGAAGAAATTCAGGGTGAACTTGTTCAGTAAAAATCGACAGGATGAACAGGAGCGCACCCCCATACATCATTTGTGCCGCATTCAGGGCAACGGGCGAGACTTGTGAGAAGGCATCAGTCACTTTTTTGGAATAAATCGCTCCTGCAGCGTAGCAGCATTCTCCGATCAGCACTACGGCACAGCCTATGATCCACAGTGGAGAGACCTCAATCGCCAGGTTCGGCAGGACGAGCAGCAGCACACCTGTAAAGCCGATTATGCAGCCCATTATGGAGTAGGAGGGAGCTTTTTGCCGGAGCAGAGCGGTCTGCAGCAGAAGGATCATCAAGGGGCCGGTAGCCGACAGCACGGCAGCAAGCCCGGAAGACACATATTGCTCAGCCCAGTATAGTGCAGAAAATGTCCCGAACGTCAGCGCTGCCCCGGTGAACAGCATTTCCCGCCGCAGCAGCAGGGAGAAGCTTGCTTTGCCTTTAAGAACCATCCAGAAGAACAGAACCGCCCCCGCCAAGAAAAACCGCAATCCCGCTGAGAAAAAGGGCGGCGCCCCTGCATCCACACCGATTTTGATGGCCAGGAAGGTAGTGCCGAAGATCAGACAGACGAGAGAATAAGCTAACATTATCATTTCAAGTTCCCCTTTGCAAAGTTAATGTGTCAGCCGGTTGAAGACTTTGATTCATCATAAGCCGCCGGGAACAGAACAGATAAGAGATAACAGAACAGATGGCGGCGGATATGCGGTACAATACGGTAAAGAGTGAGGAGGAGGGAGCGGGGGAATATGAAAAAAGCGGCAGGAACAGAACAGGTCAGCCCGCTATTCCGTCAGGTATATGAGTTCGTGCTGAACCGGATGGAGCGGGGGGAATGGAAGGCGCATGACAAACTGCCATCCATCCGCCTGCTGGCGGAAGAGCTGAAGGTGCACCGGCTGACCGTGTTCAAGGCTTACCGGGAGCTGAGTGATCACGGCAAGGTATATGTCAAAGATAAATCGGGTTACTATGTCTCTGCGGGCAGCAGACCGGCTGCAGCGGTGGAAGCGGGAGCGGAGGTACCGTCCTATTCGCTTACCAATCCCTTGTCAGATATTCAGCGGACACCGGTGAAATACCAGTTCTCCCAGGCGCTGATTGATCCCAATCTGCTGCCGAATCTTTTTCTGTCGGATTATGTGAAAAAAGTATTCGATCTCTACCCGAAAGTCATGGGCACCTATTCTTCTGTACAGGGGGATGAGGAGCTGCGGGAAACGCTGAGCCGTCATTTTCATGAGCAGCACCGGCTGCAGCTGTCGCCGCAGGAGCTGATCATCACCTCGGGTGCGCAGCAGGCAATCAACCTGATCGCGGGGATCATGCTGGGGCCGATGGATTATGTGCTTGTGGAGCGGCCGACGTACAGTGTGGCGATGGATATTTTCCGGCGGGCCGGGGCCAGGCTGGTTTCCGTGGAGATCACTCCTGACGGCTACGATCTTACGGAAGTGGAGGAGCTGATGCGTAAGTTTAAGCCGCGCATGTTCTACATGAACCCGACGCACCACAATCCTACAGGGTATACGGTTCCGGTGCGGCAGCGTAAACTTCTGGTCGAACTTGCCGAGCGTTACCGCTGTCTGCTGGTGGAAGATGACCCCTTCCGGGATATGTATTTCGGGGAGAAGCCGCCGCCGCCTTTTTTTGCCTATGACACGGAGGGCTGGGTGATTTATATCAGCAGTTTCAGCAAATATGTGGCTCCTGGTCTCAGAATCTGTGCGGTGGCCTGCAGGTATCCGTTCATGGAAAGGCTGATTACCGCCAAATCCCTGTCCGATAACGGGACGCCGCTGCTGAACCAGAAGATCTTTCTGCATTATTACACTTCACCGCGGCTGCAGCAGCATATCGGCAAGCTGCGCATTGCGCTGCAGGTGCACAAGGAGATTGCCGAGGAGGAGCTGGCAGCTGCCGGGTGGGAGTGGACCGCGCCGCAGGGCGGACTGAATCTGTGGGTGAAGCTTCCGGAGTCTATTGCGGTGGCAGAGCTTTTTGCCCGCTGTATGGCGGAGTCCATCTCCTTCGTGCCCGGCGAGATCTGCGATCCGCTCGGGGAGATGACAAACCGGCTGCGGCTCAGCTACTCCTTCGCCAGCGAGGAGAAGCTGCGCGAAGGCTTGCGGCGCCTGACCGCGATTGCGGGGGAGCTGGCGCGGGGGTGAGGTGAGGGGGAGTGGAGGCGTGCGGCGTCTGGCGCAATTGCGTGGGAGCTGTGCGGTGGTGTAAGTGAGGGAGTGTGAAGGCGTGCGGCGTCTGGTTGAAATCGCGGGGGAGTTGGCGCTGGATTATGGCGTGCGTCCTTCGCCTTTTAACCGTGTCCCCGCCCTGCGATCGGGTTAACTCTAAGAAGTTCTAACCGTAAATTCTCACTTAGCCACCATCAACCTCGTTTTATTTGTGTCCCCGCCCTGCGATTGGGTTAACTCCAAGAAGTTCTAACCGTAAATTCTCACTTAGCCACCGTCAACCTCGTTTTATCCGTGTCCCCGCCCTGCGATTGGGTTAACTCCAAGAAGTTCTAACCAGTAAATTGTCACTTAGTCATCGTCAACCTCGTTTATTCGCGTTCCCCCTGCGATTGGGTTAACTCTAAGGAGTGCTAACCAGTAAATTCTCACTTAGCCACCCGCCAACCTCGTTTTATCCGTGTCCCCGCCCTGCGATGGGGTTAACTCCAAGAAGATCTAACCAGTAAATTCTCACTTAGCCACCATCAACCTCGTTTTATCCGCGTCTCTGTCCTGCGATTGGGTTAACTCCAAGAAGATCTAACCAGTAAATTCTCACTTAGCCACCATCAACCTCGTTTTATTTGTGTCCCCGCCCTGCGATTGGGTTAACTCCAAGAAGATCTAACCAGTAAATTCTCACTTAGCCACCATCAACCTCGTTTTATCCGCGTCTCTGTCCTGCGATTGGGTTAACTCCAAGAAGATCTAACCAGTAAATTCCCACTTAGCCACCATTAACCTCGTTTTATTTGTGTCCCCGCCCTGCGATGGGGTTAACTCTAAGGAGTTCTAACCAGTAAATTCTCTTAGCTACCATCAACCTCGTTTTATCCGCATCTCCGCCCTGTGATTGGGTTAACTCCAGTAACCTTCCAGTATTTATTGAAATTAGTGGCATATATACCTTTGATTCGGCAGGAAGTGGGCTGTGGAGCTAAATGAAGGGTATAAATACCTTTGGTTTGGAAGAAAGTGGGCTGTGGAGCTAAATGGAGGGTATAAGTACCTTTGATTTGAGTGAAAGTGGGCTGTGGAGCTAAATGGAGGGTATAAGTACCTTTGATTTGAGTGAAAGTGGGCTGTGGAGCTAAATGAAGGGTATAAATACCTTTGAATTGGAAGAAAGTGGGTTGTTGAGCTAAATGGAGGGTATAAGTACCTTTGATTTGAGTGAAAGTGGGCTGTGGAGCTAAATGGAGGGTATAAGTACCTTTGATTTGAGTGAAAGTGGGCTGTGGAGCTAAATGAAGGGTATAAATACCTTTGACTCGGCAGAAAGTGGGCTGAAGCTCGAAATGAACGGGAAAAATCCCGTTGAATTGGCTGAAACGAGGCCGAAGCTCGAAATGAACGGGAAAAGTCCCGTTGAATTGGCTGAAACGAGGCTGAAGCTCGAAATGAACGGGAAAAGTCCCGTTGAATTGGCTGAAACGAGGCCGGAGCTCGAAATGAACGGGAAAAATCCCGTTGAATTGGCTGAAACGAGGCCGAAGCTCGAAATGAACGGGAAAAGTCCCGTTGAATTGGCTGAAACGAGGCCGGAGCTCGAAATGAACGGGAAAACTCCCGTTGAATTAGCCGAAACGAGACTGGAACTCAAAATGAGCGTAGAAGCGGGGGTAGAGGTAGGCACCCCACCCCGGAAATCGCTAAAGCAGGTCTGAAGCACAGAACGGGAACTGTAGTAGCCAGGACCTCACCGTTAAAATATACATCCGCCGCTGCAGCATTACATTTAGAGTAATAGAGTAACTAATATTAAAAACAGCGGCCTGCCCGGTTATGCGGACAGGTCGCTGTTATTGTTAGACTCTGACAAGGCTATGCTCTGTCAGCCAATCCCATATTCCATTCACACTTTCTTCCGGCGTTTGCTCAGCCGTGCGGAGTGTCAAATCCGGGCTGAGAGGCGCTTCGTATGGATCGGAAATGCCGGTGAAAGCAGGGATTTCGCCACGGCGGGCCTTGGCATATAATCCTTTGACATCACGGGCTTCACAGATTTCCAAGGGACAGTTCACATAGACTTCTGCAAAACCGGGTAACGCCTGGCGGGCATACTCGCGCATATCCCTGTAGGGGCTAATAACAGAGACTACTGTAATGATGCCATGTCGGTTCAGCATTCCGGCAAGGTATACAGCCCTATGGATATTCTCCAGCCGGTCTTCCCGGCTGAAGCCGAGGCCTTTTCCCAGAACGCGCCGCAGTTCATCTCCGTCAAGCCACTCGGCAGCGAGCCCGTGCGCAATCAGCTTATCCATCAGCAGCGAAGCGATGGTTGACTTCCCGGAACCGGACAAGCCTGTGAGCCAAATCGTCATGCTGCTGCCCGCAATAATCTCCGCATCCGCACGATCCGCTTTAGTCCCGTCATCCATCAGACTCTCCGCATCCGCACGATCCGCTTTAGTCCCTTCATCCGCCAGACTCTCCGCATCCGCACAATCCGCTTTAGTCCCATGATCCGCCACACTCCCCGCATCCGCGCGAGCCACCTCGGTTCCATCGCAACCTGTGCTCATCGCGTCACCCCCTGTACTTGTACTCCATAAGGTATCCGCTCCAGCAGGCCCGGGCCGTAAATCTGCTCCAGCTGCAGTTCGGGCATATGGATATATCCGATATAGCAGTCACAGACCTTCATGCGGCAGCTTCGCTCGGCAGCGAGGCCTTCAAGACCGTCACGGTAAAGATTGCCGATGACACCTCTGTCTTTGTAGCAGCGTTTTACTGTACCTGCCCCCTGCACGTAGAATACATTTTGGCCGGCGTTGCAGCGTTTGCCCAGGCTGTCATAGTCGGCGGCGTTGATATGAAAATGCGGATCTATTTTGCGCAAAAATGCCAGATCCTCCGGTGTATAATAATCCGGTTTATCCTTGTAGGCATTTACCCACAAATAGACCTCATCAGGCAGGGAGGCCCGCAGCGAAGCGATGGCCGGAAAAGCACTGCGAACCCCCACGCTGCCCACACTAAGCGGAATGCCCTGCCGGTAGACACTCATGCACTGGTCCAGAAATTTCTCCTCACTGACCTGCCCCGGGTGATAAGTAGCCCAGAAGGCGGCGGTGGCAGGATTCAGCTCCCGCAAAAAAGCAAGGCTGGCCGACAGGTTGGTCTGAATAGCCACTTTGTCTACATGGGGGAGATGGGAGAGGGTGATCAGCGCTTCCTTATACCAGCGGTGAATCAGCCCTTCGCCGTAGGGATTGAAGAAAACCGACAGCCGGTGGCCCGCTGCACCCTGCTCCGCAGCCCACCGGACAAAGGTTTCGACGCCTTCGCGGTCCTTGACCAGTGTCACCGCGCTGTCTCTGGTTTTGCCAAAAGGACAGTAAGGACAATCATAGTTGCAGGAGGTCAGGGAACCCCGGTAGTAGAGGACGGCCTTCATGGCAGAATAAATCCTTCCATGCGCTCCCTGATGTCGCCCGAGATGAACCAGTCTCCGATGGAGTCCGAGTAGCCCAACCCCTCAGAGGTTAAGCGCAGGACTTCATCCTGATCCTCGCCCAAGCCGCCAGGGCCCTCATAATAAATCTCACCGAGGCCGCTCTCAAGCAGCAGTGTAAGCTCGGGATAATCATCCCACAGCGAAGCAGAGAAGCGCCCGCTGTAGTCGGCCAGCCTCAGTCCCTCGCTGTGCAGGATTGCCTTCAGGATGAACCTGCGTTTCTGCTCCGCAAGGCTCAGCACAATGCCGTAATCGGCGGTGTCATAACGCTCCGCTGACACATAATCGGCAATGATGCTCTCCGTTGCCTTGCGGCTGACCCCGTACCGGGAGGCGTAATGCACCTCCCGGGTATAAGAGCGGGCTCCGCAGC
Coding sequences:
- a CDS encoding AraC family transcriptional regulator; the protein is MAIFKYNSERPLPGSAGLHLHYWGREQCAPGHSVGPGVRDLYKIHFIHSGTGKVVVGEETHILQGGQAFLTYPHVVTHYAADIADPWSYSWVAFTGEEIGHVLKRTSLSPEHPVFPMDEHFMPALYDRLTDAADAMDSAHCLDLPLKAIMYEFLALLLRTVPAAGDVLPLPRQKSIYVEQCLHYLHAHYCENVTVEMMSASLKLDRKYLSALFKRSIGMPPQQYLLNFRMAKACELLTETRCTIGEISRSVGYQDPLLFSRMFKKVKGSSPKDYRSRHADNDIVL
- a CDS encoding GNAT family N-acetyltransferase — translated: MYIRVLNPDDAKIYREIRLQSLLAHPEAFLSSYEAEKDLPVEATRSRLEQTDGQFTLGGFSEKHELTGIVTFVRESRDKIRHKGNVYAMYISPAARKQKLGYLLMLELIEKSRRLPGMEIINLTVFSDNLPAIKLYTSLGFVRYGTERNAVKLSGKYLDEDLMSLTLTPALD
- a CDS encoding ZIP family metal transporter yields the protein MESALLGSFLSAMATVLGAVPILFVKEMSERWKDVLVAFTAGIMVSASTFGLMPQAIEESGIIGLTLGLITGVLLLDLIEKNIPHIDVENKPGFTNMDSKALLVMIALFIHNIPEGLSTGFSYASEEASLGPMVAIAIGAQNMPEGLILAVFMMNSRIGRAKALAITALTGLMEMVSAVIGYFTASFLDNVVGYGLAFAAGAMLFIVYKELIPESHGHGYERPSTYSFIFGLLAMVYITQFFG
- a CDS encoding (2Fe-2S) ferredoxin domain-containing protein, whose product is MNMRLKVLKKHLLFCCSEHCNNQEVEEVMQAFKEQLVEQGINKTVKINKTSCLGLCGNGPFVIVYPDGIWYYNVTTDDVPRIVEEHLVNGEPVDELVMLKMEA
- a CDS encoding EamA family transporter, with amino-acid sequence MIMLAYSLVCLIFGTTFLAIKIGVDAGAPPFFSAGLRFFLAGAVLFFWMVLKGKASFSLLLRREMLFTGAALTFGTFSALYWAEQYVSSGLAAVLSATGPLMILLLQTALLRQKAPSYSIMGCIIGFTGVLLLVLPNLAIEVSPLWIIGCAVVLIGECCYAAGAIYSKKVTDAFSQVSPVALNAAQMMYGGALLFILSIFTEQVHPEFLLSFKTAGSILYLTVIGSMVGHTLFYWLVAKTNPVFPSTWLYISPPIAVGMGFLFYGEAVTPLTIVGVFTIIAGTVLVNAGALKQLMFRPKPVDPEASKVNLEILPQK
- a CDS encoding aldo/keto reductase is translated as MNKNRLGKSDLVVSSMGLGCMSLGTDEKAAIPIIHEALDQGINFLDTADLYDDGRNEEIVGQALRHRRTDVVLATKVGNRRIPGQEGWSWDPSKAYIKTAVKESLRRLQTDYIDLYQLHGGTLDDPIDETIEAFEELKQEGWIRYYGISSIRPNVIREYVSRSGIVSVMSQYSILDRRPEEEVLPLLEKNGISVIARGPLARGVLTERGAAKAEQGYLDHTPQELRKLHEELTAQAGASGTRTLTQTALQYPLSHPAVATIIPGASSLEQLRSNIAAAAASPLTPQEREAVQAISRPNRYTAHR
- a CDS encoding aldo/keto reductase — its product is MYNANPERYDNMKYNRSGRSGLRLPAISLGLWHNFGGIDVFENGRAMVRRAFDLGITHFDLANNYGPPAGSAEETFGQILKKDFAAYRDEMIISTKAGYYMWPGPYGEWGSKKNLIASIDQSLKRMDLDYVDIFYHHRPDPDTPLEETMAALDLIVRQGKALYVGISNYSAEQTRAAAQILRQLGTPCLIHQPSYSMMSRWIEDGLQDVLAEEGIGTIAFSPLYKGILTDRYLNGITPDSRAAGPSVFLSEKEITEEVIGKVRKLNDIAAARGQKMSQLALSWVLRGGKVTSALIGASKVSQIEDAVASLNAPELSAEELEQIETILRG